From one Catenuloplanes nepalensis genomic stretch:
- a CDS encoding RidA family protein: MAVTLINPPGLPNVPVYHHVSVATGSRFVHVAGQVSWDANGTNIAVGDLAGQVEQAYLNVTTALGASGATWDDVVKLVVHVVDWTPEKMPLLLDGIDRAKARLGITATPPASLFGIATLDVPEHLVEIEATAITD, encoded by the coding sequence ATGGCCGTCACTCTGATCAACCCGCCGGGCCTGCCGAACGTCCCGGTCTACCACCATGTCTCCGTGGCCACCGGCTCGCGCTTCGTCCACGTCGCCGGCCAGGTCTCCTGGGACGCGAACGGCACGAACATCGCGGTCGGCGACCTCGCCGGCCAGGTCGAGCAGGCCTACCTCAACGTCACCACGGCACTGGGCGCCTCGGGCGCCACGTGGGACGACGTGGTCAAGCTCGTCGTGCACGTCGTCGACTGGACCCCGGAGAAGATGCCGCTGCTGCTCGACGGCATCGACCGCGCGAAGGCCCGGCTCGGCATCACCGCCACGCCGCCCGCCTCCCTCTTCGGTATCGCCACCCTCGACGTCCCCGAGCATCTGGTCGAGATCGAGGCCACCGCCATCACCGACTGA
- a CDS encoding manganese catalase family protein → MFSHVKDLQFEAKPDGPDALFARRLQEVLGGKWGELTVANQYLFQGWTCRLPGKYKDLLLDVGTEEMGHVEMICTMIARLLEGAPQNLHEAAADDNPMLAAIYSGQNPAQFIHAGGGPLPVDSNGVPWNGSYITASGNLMADFQLNVTAEAQGRLQVARLYHMTDDPGVKQMLRFLLARDHMHQNMWMAAIEQLKADGLEDMPVPEAYPDAEQENEFAYRMLNFSAGEESAEGRWASGATPDGKGTFSYDPKPQAHAAEPVLPPGDPRLYGTPPPTGGGIIGAVKDALT, encoded by the coding sequence GTGTTCAGTCACGTCAAGGATTTGCAGTTCGAGGCGAAGCCGGACGGCCCCGACGCGCTCTTCGCCCGCCGGTTGCAGGAGGTGCTCGGCGGCAAGTGGGGTGAGCTGACGGTCGCCAACCAGTACCTGTTCCAGGGATGGACCTGCCGGCTGCCCGGCAAGTACAAGGACCTGCTGCTCGACGTGGGCACCGAGGAGATGGGCCACGTCGAGATGATCTGCACGATGATCGCCCGCCTGCTGGAGGGCGCGCCGCAGAACCTGCACGAGGCCGCGGCCGACGACAACCCGATGCTCGCCGCGATCTACAGCGGGCAGAACCCGGCGCAGTTCATCCACGCCGGTGGTGGACCGCTGCCGGTCGACAGCAACGGTGTGCCGTGGAACGGCTCCTACATCACGGCCAGCGGCAACCTGATGGCCGACTTCCAGCTCAACGTCACGGCGGAGGCGCAGGGGCGGCTTCAGGTCGCACGGCTCTACCACATGACCGACGACCCGGGCGTCAAGCAGATGCTGCGCTTCCTGCTGGCCCGCGACCACATGCACCAGAACATGTGGATGGCCGCGATCGAGCAGCTCAAGGCGGATGGACTGGAGGACATGCCGGTGCCGGAGGCGTACCCGGACGCGGAGCAGGAGAACGAGTTCGCGTACCGCATGCTCAACTTCTCGGCCGGTGAGGAGTCGGCCGAGGGCCGCTGGGCGAGTGGGGCGACACCGGACGGCAAGGGCACGTTCTCGTACGACCCGAAGCCGCAGGCGCACGCCGCCGAGCCGGTCCTGCCGCCGGGCGACCCGCGTCTCTACGGCACCCCGCCGCCCACCGGCGGCGGCATCATCGGCGCCGTCAAGGACGCGCTCACCTAG
- a CDS encoding winged helix-turn-helix transcriptional regulator, protein MESEQVGTRDEIAALPPESDLARADSLAREIFSDIANKWALLIIEFLGMRGTMRFSELRDDIGGISHKMLTQNLRTLERNGLITRTVHPTIPPRVDYALTDAGDALRTVVDGMCDWTQRFISHIEASRSGYDGRP, encoded by the coding sequence ATGGAGAGTGAGCAGGTGGGAACCCGTGATGAGATCGCCGCACTGCCGCCCGAGTCCGACCTGGCCCGGGCCGACTCGCTGGCCCGGGAGATCTTCTCCGACATCGCGAACAAGTGGGCGCTGCTGATCATCGAGTTCCTCGGCATGCGCGGCACCATGCGGTTCAGCGAGCTGCGCGACGACATCGGCGGGATCAGCCACAAGATGCTCACCCAGAATCTGCGCACGCTCGAACGCAACGGCCTGATCACCCGCACCGTCCACCCGACCATCCCGCCGCGCGTCGACTACGCCCTCACCGACGCGGGCGACGCGCTCCGCACGGTCGTCGACGGCATGTGCGACTGGACCCAGCGCTTCATCTCCCACATCGAAGCGTCCAGGTCGGGCTACGACGGAAGGCCCTGA
- a CDS encoding antitoxin, with the protein MSDFLNKADDFADKHDKQVDQGLEKAGDAVDQRSGGKHSDQIDRGVDEAQKRTGDGDTNG; encoded by the coding sequence GTGAGCGACTTCCTGAACAAGGCGGACGACTTCGCCGACAAGCATGACAAGCAGGTCGACCAGGGCCTGGAGAAGGCCGGGGACGCGGTGGACCAGCGCTCCGGCGGCAAGCACTCCGACCAGATCGACCGTGGCGTCGACGAGGCGCAGAAGCGCACCGGCGACGGCGACACGAACGGATAG
- a CDS encoding M20/M25/M40 family metallo-hydrolase yields the protein MNWIRLPSVAGVPENEIDLTRSAHWLAGALRETGFPEVEIAGPGGAPAVIARWCAAPGAPTVLVYSHHDVRAAKEEQWAETSPHRPVLRDGYVYGRGASDAKGQVVAHLWGLRAHLAATGRAVPAVNLIWLVEGEEETGSAHLAALLEEHRIRADLVVYSDTLLWHRDHPAICTSMRGGLNAQIEVYGPLRDVHSGAVSGPAPNPLVTLARLIGRLHDDKGRVTLPGFYDTVIEPSERTRAEYAALPYSDEDWLARTETRSIGGEEGFTVLERLWARPAVEVLTAVAGDPDGPTRGAVPAVATASITMRTAPGQACAEVADQLRRWVRETIDEGVGYELTIAEELAQEPYRTPDDHPAVAMLEAAVRDGFGTQVVGRMGNAGGGPADLLTKATGAPVLFFGTGLPEDRWHDSDERASVDVLLAGAATLGSLWGRLAQWSR from the coding sequence ATGAACTGGATCCGGCTCCCGTCGGTCGCCGGCGTGCCGGAGAACGAGATCGACCTGACCCGGTCGGCGCACTGGCTCGCCGGTGCGCTCCGGGAGACCGGGTTCCCGGAGGTGGAGATCGCCGGCCCCGGCGGCGCACCGGCCGTGATCGCCCGCTGGTGCGCGGCGCCGGGCGCGCCGACCGTGCTGGTCTACAGCCACCACGACGTGCGGGCCGCCAAGGAGGAACAGTGGGCGGAGACGTCGCCGCACCGGCCGGTGCTGCGCGACGGCTACGTCTACGGCCGGGGCGCCTCGGACGCGAAGGGGCAGGTGGTGGCGCACCTCTGGGGGCTGCGCGCGCACCTCGCGGCGACCGGGCGCGCCGTACCCGCGGTGAATCTGATCTGGCTCGTCGAGGGTGAGGAGGAGACCGGTTCCGCGCACCTGGCCGCGCTGCTGGAGGAGCACCGGATCCGGGCGGACCTGGTCGTCTACTCGGACACGCTGCTGTGGCACCGCGACCACCCGGCGATCTGCACCAGCATGCGCGGCGGGCTGAACGCGCAGATCGAGGTCTACGGGCCGCTGCGCGACGTGCACAGCGGCGCGGTCTCCGGCCCGGCGCCGAACCCGCTGGTCACGCTGGCCCGGCTGATCGGGCGGCTGCACGACGACAAGGGGCGGGTGACGCTGCCCGGCTTCTACGACACGGTGATCGAGCCGAGCGAGCGCACCCGGGCGGAGTATGCGGCGCTGCCGTACTCGGACGAGGACTGGCTGGCCCGCACGGAGACACGCAGCATCGGCGGTGAGGAGGGCTTCACGGTGCTGGAGCGGCTGTGGGCGCGCCCGGCCGTCGAGGTGCTGACCGCGGTCGCCGGCGACCCGGACGGGCCGACGCGCGGTGCGGTCCCGGCCGTGGCGACCGCGAGCATCACCATGCGCACCGCGCCGGGCCAGGCCTGCGCCGAGGTCGCCGATCAGCTGCGCCGGTGGGTGCGCGAGACGATCGACGAGGGCGTGGGGTACGAGCTGACCATCGCGGAGGAGCTGGCGCAGGAGCCGTACCGGACGCCGGACGACCACCCCGCGGTCGCGATGCTGGAGGCGGCCGTGCGCGACGGCTTCGGCACGCAGGTCGTCGGGCGGATGGGCAACGCCGGTGGCGGGCCCGCGGACCTGCTGACCAAGGCCACCGGCGCGCCGGTGCTGTTCTTCGGCACCGGGCTGCCGGAGGACCGCTGGCACGACAGCGACGAACGCGCCTCGGTCGACGTGCTGCTCGCCGGCGCGGCCACGCTCGGCTCACTGTGGGGCCGGCTGGCTCAGTGGTCCCGGTAG
- a CDS encoding MBL fold metallo-hydrolase has translation MDVRASVTYIGNATTLLRLGGFTLLTDPAFRPAGSRYHLGYGAWTKRVLDPACGLGDLPPLSGVLLSHLHSDHFDRAAARGLAPDLPIITTPQARRKLRRKRFSAVHGLPAWEQFDTSHGRERLRVTAVPGRHGPGLADHLLPDVMGSVVELFTEDVCRLRLYVTGDTLFRPMLAEVPRRCGDIDAMLIHLGGTRLLGMLLTMDARQGANLTEVIRPRLTLPIHHEDFSVFTSPVGDFFDRARARGLAGVEPIGRGDTVTLPLRSGTGA, from the coding sequence GTGGACGTCCGGGCGAGCGTGACGTACATCGGCAACGCCACGACGCTGCTCCGGCTCGGCGGCTTCACGCTGCTCACCGACCCGGCGTTCCGGCCGGCCGGCAGCCGCTACCACCTCGGCTACGGCGCCTGGACCAAGCGCGTGCTGGACCCGGCGTGCGGGCTCGGCGACCTGCCGCCGCTGTCCGGCGTGCTGCTGTCGCACCTGCACTCCGACCACTTCGACCGCGCGGCCGCCCGTGGCCTGGCACCGGACCTGCCGATCATCACCACGCCGCAGGCCCGGCGCAAGCTGCGCCGGAAGCGGTTCTCCGCCGTGCACGGCCTGCCGGCCTGGGAGCAGTTCGACACCTCGCACGGCCGGGAGCGGCTACGGGTGACCGCGGTGCCCGGCCGGCACGGTCCCGGGCTCGCCGACCACCTGCTGCCGGACGTGATGGGCTCGGTGGTGGAGCTGTTCACCGAGGACGTGTGCCGGCTGCGGCTCTACGTCACCGGGGACACGCTGTTCCGGCCGATGCTGGCGGAGGTGCCGCGGCGCTGCGGCGACATCGACGCGATGCTGATCCACCTGGGCGGCACCCGGCTGCTCGGCATGCTGCTCACCATGGACGCGCGGCAGGGCGCGAACCTGACCGAGGTGATCCGGCCCCGGCTGACCCTGCCGATCCACCACGAGGACTTCAGCGTGTTCACCTCGCCGGTCGGCGACTTCTTCGACCGGGCCCGCGCACGCGGACTGGCCGGGGTGGAGCCGATCGGGCGCGGGGACACCGTGACGTTGCCGCTGCGATCCGGGACGGGTGCCTGA
- a CDS encoding class I SAM-dependent methyltransferase, translating to MTMLLRLGAALKATGYEFTTVTPATHERVNRRPENANATDLRGVFGWSRPFGPGVLPVEIVELMDAAGVLERDGDVWRSRVRFSTYDGELFVHSAYPTAGKDSVFFGPDTYRMADAAAGHVRTRRRPVRRAVDVGCGTGAGAITVAKRAPGAEVFAVDINDTALDFTRVNAALADTRGVRPCHSNLLKDIDGTFDLIISNPPFMIDPAGRAYRDGGGESGHELSLSIIDAAAERLDPGGTLVLFSGAGIVDGVDPLRAAAAERLAGTGLTWSYREVDPDVYDEELDGEAYRHAERIAVVVLTASRPEWT from the coding sequence ATGACCATGCTGCTGCGACTGGGTGCCGCGCTGAAGGCCACCGGATACGAGTTCACCACCGTCACGCCCGCCACACACGAGCGCGTCAACCGGCGGCCGGAGAACGCGAACGCCACGGACCTGCGCGGTGTCTTCGGATGGAGCCGGCCGTTCGGGCCGGGAGTGCTGCCGGTCGAGATCGTCGAGCTGATGGACGCGGCCGGCGTGCTGGAGCGGGACGGGGACGTGTGGCGCAGCCGGGTACGGTTCTCGACCTACGACGGGGAGTTGTTCGTGCACTCCGCGTACCCGACCGCGGGGAAGGACTCGGTGTTCTTCGGGCCGGACACGTACCGGATGGCGGACGCGGCCGCCGGGCACGTGCGCACCCGGCGGCGGCCGGTGCGGCGCGCCGTGGACGTCGGCTGCGGCACCGGCGCGGGCGCGATCACGGTGGCGAAGCGGGCACCGGGCGCGGAGGTGTTCGCGGTCGACATCAACGACACCGCGCTGGACTTCACGCGGGTGAACGCCGCGCTGGCCGACACGCGCGGCGTCCGCCCCTGCCACAGCAATCTGCTCAAGGACATCGACGGTACGTTCGACCTGATCATCTCCAACCCACCGTTCATGATCGACCCGGCCGGGCGGGCGTACCGGGACGGCGGCGGCGAGTCCGGGCACGAACTGTCGCTGTCGATCATCGACGCGGCCGCGGAACGGCTCGACCCGGGCGGCACACTCGTGCTGTTCAGCGGCGCCGGCATCGTCGACGGCGTGGACCCGCTGCGCGCCGCCGCCGCGGAACGGCTGGCCGGCACCGGCCTCACCTGGTCCTACCGCGAGGTGGACCCGGACGTCTACGACGAGGAACTGGACGGCGAGGCCTACCGGCACGCGGAGCGCATCGCCGTGGTCGTGCTCACCGCGTCGCGTCCCGAGTGGACCTGA
- a CDS encoding SigB/SigF/SigG family RNA polymerase sigma factor translates to MTDEDVRATAALAAFAGLDADDHRRPRARQHAIEAWLPMANRLARRFFGRGAADEDLRQVAAVGLIKAIDRFDPAAGEFVGFAVPTVLGELRRYFRDRTWSVRVPRRVQEMRLAIIDAATTLTHSLGRSPTVPELAAHLRVTEEQVIEGIEGAQAYSAVSLSRPVADDGDSKELGDMLGGDDPRFELTESLLDLGPAMRALTPREREIITLRFFKEWTQARIGEHLGISQMHVSRLLQRALTTLRTRMQAS, encoded by the coding sequence ATGACCGATGAGGACGTCCGCGCGACGGCGGCGCTGGCCGCGTTCGCCGGGCTGGACGCCGACGACCACCGCCGCCCCCGGGCCCGGCAGCACGCGATCGAGGCCTGGTTGCCGATGGCGAACCGGCTGGCCCGCCGCTTCTTCGGCCGGGGCGCGGCCGACGAGGACCTGCGCCAGGTCGCGGCCGTCGGACTGATCAAGGCCATCGACCGGTTCGACCCGGCGGCCGGCGAGTTCGTCGGGTTCGCGGTGCCGACCGTGCTCGGTGAGCTGCGCCGCTACTTCCGGGACCGGACCTGGTCGGTCCGGGTGCCGCGCCGCGTGCAGGAGATGCGGCTGGCCATCATCGACGCGGCCACCACGCTCACCCACTCGCTCGGCCGCAGCCCGACCGTGCCCGAGCTCGCCGCCCACCTGCGGGTCACCGAGGAACAGGTGATCGAGGGCATCGAGGGCGCGCAGGCGTACTCGGCGGTCTCGCTCTCCCGCCCGGTCGCCGACGACGGCGACAGCAAGGAACTCGGCGACATGCTCGGCGGCGACGACCCGCGCTTCGAGCTGACAGAGTCGCTGCTCGACCTCGGGCCGGCCATGCGCGCACTCACCCCCCGGGAGCGCGAGATCATCACGCTGCGCTTCTTCAAGGAGTGGACGCAGGCCCGGATCGGCGAGCACCTGGGCATCTCGCAGATGCACGTGTCACGACTGCTGCAACGCGCCCTGACCACGCTGCGGACCCGTATGCAGGCGTCCTGA
- a CDS encoding glycosyltransferase family 2 protein: protein MEDSRIGVVVVTHQRRPEVLNAVERLVRLPEAPPIVVVDNGSTDGTAESLRARFPQVTVLALRENRGAAGRNAGVARLHTRYVAFCDDDTWWEPGSLRAAADTLDAYPGIAVINARIVVEPGGHDDPIVAELRDSPVPAPDWLPGPALGSFLAGASVIRRDAFLAAGGFSPRLWLGGEEELLATDLITAGGEICYLDHLVVHHQASLVRDSIRRRRAGLRNTLWFTWLRRPVLPALRRTAFLAGTVPRDSVSALACWDAIRGLPWVLARRRTRPRHVEARLARLDATQRDSTARRYV from the coding sequence ATGGAGGATTCCCGCATCGGCGTCGTGGTGGTCACCCACCAGCGGCGGCCGGAGGTGCTGAACGCGGTCGAACGCCTGGTGAGACTGCCGGAGGCGCCGCCGATCGTGGTGGTCGACAACGGCTCGACCGACGGCACCGCCGAGTCGCTCCGGGCGCGATTCCCGCAGGTGACGGTGCTCGCGCTCCGGGAGAACCGGGGTGCCGCCGGACGCAACGCCGGCGTGGCCCGGCTGCACACGCGGTACGTCGCGTTCTGTGACGACGACACCTGGTGGGAGCCCGGCAGTCTCCGCGCCGCCGCGGACACGCTCGACGCGTACCCCGGCATCGCGGTGATCAATGCCCGGATCGTGGTCGAGCCCGGCGGTCACGACGATCCGATCGTGGCCGAGCTGCGCGACTCGCCGGTGCCCGCCCCGGACTGGCTGCCCGGGCCCGCGCTCGGCAGTTTCCTGGCCGGCGCGTCCGTGATCCGCCGGGACGCGTTCCTGGCCGCCGGCGGGTTCAGCCCCCGGTTGTGGCTCGGCGGCGAGGAGGAACTGCTCGCCACCGACCTGATCACCGCGGGCGGGGAGATCTGCTACCTGGACCATCTGGTGGTGCACCACCAGGCGTCGCTGGTGCGGGACTCGATCCGGCGACGCCGGGCCGGCCTGCGCAACACGCTGTGGTTCACCTGGCTGCGCCGGCCGGTGCTGCCCGCGCTGCGCCGCACCGCGTTCCTGGCCGGCACCGTGCCACGGGACAGCGTCTCCGCGCTGGCCTGCTGGGACGCGATCCGCGGCCTGCCCTGGGTGCTGGCCCGCCGCCGCACCCGTCCGCGCCACGTCGAGGCCCGGCTGGCCCGGCTCGACGCCACCCAGCGCGACTCCACCGCCCGCCGCTACGTGTGA
- the ctaD gene encoding aa3-type cytochrome oxidase subunit I yields MTTLVPKPTVIQVRPDPPRPIVRGSALARLLRTTDAKQIGIMYLVTSFVFFMLGGLMALIMRAELARPGMQILSPEQYNQLFTMHGTIMLLFFATPVVFAFANYVVPIQIGAPDVAFPRLNSFAYWLYLFGGVIVMGGFITPGGTADYGWTAYTPLSDGSHSPGIGANLWITGLVLSGLGTILGGVNMITTILTLRAPGMTMFRMPIFTWNILVTSLLVVLVFPFLAAALLALAADRTLGAHVYDPATNGPMLWQHLFWFFGHPEVYIIALPFFGIITEVIPVFSRKPVFGYKGLVGATLVIAALSMSVWAHHMFATGQVLLPFFSFLSYLIAVPTGLKFFSWIGTMWRGQLTFESPMLFAIGFLVTFLFGGLSGVLLASPPVDFHTHDSYFVVAHFHYVLFGTIVFAVFSGIYFWFPKMFGRMLDERLGKLHFWLTFLGFHATFLVHHWLGSEGMPRRYADYQIQDGFTALNTFSTVGSFVLGLSTLPFLYNCWHSYRAGKLVTVDDPWGHGNSLEWATSSPPPLRNFDRMPRIRSERPAFDAKFPELAAGQQSVEGPPEGGAKPASPESHGGATYRDH; encoded by the coding sequence GTGACGACGCTCGTCCCGAAGCCCACCGTCATCCAGGTTCGCCCCGATCCGCCGCGCCCGATCGTGCGCGGATCGGCGCTGGCCCGGCTGCTGCGCACCACGGACGCGAAACAGATCGGGATCATGTACCTGGTCACGTCGTTCGTGTTCTTCATGCTCGGCGGCCTGATGGCGCTGATCATGCGTGCGGAGCTGGCCCGCCCGGGGATGCAGATCCTGAGCCCGGAGCAGTACAACCAGCTCTTCACGATGCACGGCACGATCATGCTGCTGTTCTTCGCGACGCCGGTGGTCTTCGCGTTCGCCAACTACGTGGTGCCGATCCAGATCGGTGCGCCGGACGTGGCGTTCCCGCGGCTGAACTCGTTCGCGTACTGGCTGTACCTGTTCGGCGGCGTCATCGTCATGGGCGGGTTCATCACGCCGGGCGGTACCGCCGACTACGGCTGGACGGCGTACACGCCGCTGTCGGACGGCTCGCACTCCCCGGGCATCGGCGCGAACCTGTGGATCACCGGCCTGGTGCTCTCCGGTCTCGGCACCATCCTCGGTGGCGTCAACATGATCACCACGATCCTGACGCTGCGCGCGCCCGGCATGACCATGTTCCGGATGCCGATCTTCACCTGGAACATCCTGGTGACCAGCCTGCTCGTGGTGCTGGTCTTCCCGTTCCTGGCGGCGGCACTGCTGGCCCTGGCGGCTGACCGCACGCTCGGCGCGCACGTCTACGACCCGGCGACGAACGGGCCGATGCTGTGGCAGCACCTGTTCTGGTTCTTCGGCCACCCCGAGGTCTACATCATCGCGCTGCCGTTCTTCGGGATCATCACCGAGGTGATCCCGGTGTTCAGCCGCAAGCCGGTCTTCGGCTACAAGGGACTCGTCGGCGCCACGCTGGTGATCGCGGCGCTGTCGATGAGCGTCTGGGCACACCACATGTTCGCGACCGGGCAGGTGCTGCTGCCGTTCTTCAGCTTCCTCAGTTACCTCATCGCCGTACCCACCGGCCTGAAGTTCTTCTCCTGGATCGGCACGATGTGGCGCGGTCAGCTCACGTTCGAGTCGCCGATGCTGTTCGCGATCGGGTTCCTGGTCACGTTCCTGTTCGGCGGGCTGTCCGGGGTGCTGCTGGCGAGCCCGCCGGTCGACTTCCACACCCACGACTCGTACTTCGTGGTCGCGCACTTCCACTACGTGCTGTTCGGCACGATCGTGTTCGCGGTGTTCTCCGGCATCTACTTCTGGTTCCCGAAGATGTTCGGCCGAATGCTCGACGAGCGGCTCGGCAAGCTGCACTTCTGGCTGACGTTCCTCGGCTTCCACGCCACCTTCCTGGTGCACCACTGGCTCGGCTCGGAGGGCATGCCCCGGCGGTACGCGGACTATCAGATCCAGGACGGTTTCACGGCGCTGAACACGTTCTCCACGGTCGGCTCGTTCGTGCTCGGCCTGTCCACGCTGCCGTTCCTCTACAACTGCTGGCACTCCTACCGAGCGGGCAAGCTGGTCACCGTGGACGACCCGTGGGGGCACGGCAACTCGCTGGAGTGGGCGACCAGCAGCCCGCCGCCGCTGCGCAACTTCGACCGCATGCCGCGCATCCGCTCGGAGCGGCCCGCGTTCGATGCGAAGTTCCCGGAGCTGGCGGCGGGGCAGCAGTCGGTCGAGGGGCCGCCGGAGGGCGGCGCGAAGCCGGCATCACCGGAGTCGCACGGCGGCGCCACCTACCGGGACCACTGA
- a CDS encoding NAD-dependent epimerase/dehydratase family protein, whose translation MRIVVTGASGNIGSALVEWLTARPEIRDVVGIARGVPDRRDVDWRAVDIGAPGAEDALTAAFAGADAVVHLAWHIVAGHDRAAQARTNLTGSANVLTALLRARVPHLVHLSSGAVYSRGDDDTRVTEDWPRRGVPGSSYSQDKVAVEDLLDRAEREHPALRVARIRPLAVIQPAAARDLARLAMGRSAPLAPIVGRLPLLPLPPRAITQVVAAQDVADLIGRVLLAGATGAFNVTDEPAMRAPVLARLMGGRHVPVSRATLRGLLDVTWRLRLHPLDASWADLLLDSPLLDCTRARTELGWHPRHDGRLTLLATRRAVRAATPRSTGYQKVP comes from the coding sequence GTGCGGATCGTCGTGACGGGTGCGAGTGGCAACATCGGATCCGCGCTGGTGGAGTGGCTCACCGCGCGGCCGGAGATCCGTGATGTCGTGGGCATCGCCCGCGGCGTACCGGATCGGCGCGACGTCGACTGGCGGGCCGTGGACATCGGCGCACCCGGCGCGGAGGACGCGCTCACCGCCGCCTTCGCCGGCGCGGACGCGGTCGTGCACCTCGCCTGGCACATCGTGGCCGGACACGACCGCGCCGCGCAGGCCCGCACCAACCTGACCGGCTCCGCGAACGTGCTGACCGCGCTGCTGCGCGCCCGGGTGCCGCATCTGGTGCACCTGTCGTCCGGCGCGGTCTACTCCCGCGGCGACGACGACACCCGGGTCACCGAGGACTGGCCCCGGCGTGGCGTGCCCGGCTCCTCGTACAGCCAGGACAAGGTCGCGGTCGAGGACCTGCTGGACCGGGCGGAGCGGGAGCATCCCGCGCTGCGGGTGGCCCGGATCCGGCCGCTCGCGGTCATCCAGCCGGCCGCGGCCCGCGATCTGGCACGGCTCGCGATGGGCCGGTCCGCGCCGCTGGCCCCGATCGTCGGCCGGCTCCCGCTGCTGCCGCTGCCGCCGCGGGCGATCACCCAGGTGGTGGCCGCGCAGGACGTCGCCGACCTGATCGGCCGCGTGCTGCTGGCGGGCGCGACCGGAGCGTTCAACGTGACCGACGAGCCCGCGATGCGCGCGCCCGTGCTGGCCCGGCTGATGGGCGGCCGGCACGTCCCGGTCTCCCGCGCCACGCTCCGCGGCCTGCTCGACGTGACCTGGCGGTTGCGCCTGCACCCGCTCGACGCGTCCTGGGCCGACCTGCTGCTCGACAGCCCGCTGCTGGACTGCACCCGCGCGCGCACCGAACTCGGCTGGCACCCTCGCCACGACGGCCGCCTCACGCTGCTGGCCACCCGCCGCGCGGTCCGCGCCGCGACGCCGCGCTCCACGGGTTACCAAAAGGTGCCCTGA
- a CDS encoding carboxylate-amine ligase, with protein sequence MYDVLPGGLPGVLTAEAVVPTLGVEEEFLLLDPRTGENAPVADRVRADLPEAVREYGRPEFRRSMVEMVTPVCTQLAELSYHLRRHRRAASLAARGAGARLTAIGATPVHEPDLSVPDGERYRRMAERFGAIAREPALCGLHVHVGVPDRELAVQVCAHLRAWLPLIQAMTANSPIFGGADTGHASWRSVRIQRWPSLGPSPVFDSAAEYDAAVAALVESGAMIDSGMVFWYARLSDRYPTVEIRVGDVCATARDAVLVAGLLRALVATIAENAGAAVPAIPDALVHAAHWRAAREGLDGDLFDLRTGRTRPAWDLIEDLVAYVAPALIRHGDVQWVRTALAGLRRSGTGATRQRRLLRVTESLPETLNALARLTVNG encoded by the coding sequence ATGTACGACGTGTTGCCGGGTGGCCTGCCCGGCGTGCTGACCGCCGAGGCGGTCGTGCCCACGCTCGGCGTCGAGGAGGAGTTCCTGCTCCTCGACCCGCGGACCGGCGAGAACGCGCCGGTCGCCGACCGCGTGCGGGCGGACCTGCCGGAGGCGGTGCGCGAGTACGGTCGGCCGGAGTTCCGGCGCAGCATGGTGGAGATGGTGACCCCGGTCTGCACGCAGCTGGCGGAGCTCTCCTACCACCTGCGACGGCACCGGCGGGCGGCCTCGCTCGCCGCGCGCGGTGCCGGGGCGCGGCTGACCGCGATCGGCGCCACGCCGGTGCACGAGCCGGACCTCTCGGTCCCGGACGGCGAGCGGTACCGGCGCATGGCGGAGCGCTTCGGTGCGATCGCGCGCGAGCCGGCGCTGTGCGGCCTGCACGTCCACGTCGGCGTGCCGGACCGGGAACTGGCCGTCCAGGTCTGCGCGCACCTGCGCGCCTGGTTGCCGCTGATCCAGGCGATGACCGCGAACTCGCCGATCTTCGGCGGTGCGGACACCGGCCACGCGAGCTGGCGGTCCGTGCGGATCCAGCGGTGGCCGAGCCTCGGGCCCTCCCCCGTCTTCGACTCGGCCGCCGAGTACGACGCGGCCGTGGCCGCACTGGTCGAGTCCGGCGCGATGATCGACAGCGGGATGGTCTTCTGGTATGCGCGGCTCTCCGACCGCTACCCCACGGTGGAGATCCGGGTCGGCGACGTCTGCGCGACCGCACGCGACGCGGTGCTGGTCGCCGGGCTGCTGCGCGCGCTGGTCGCCACGATCGCCGAGAACGCCGGGGCCGCGGTGCCGGCGATCCCGGACGCGCTGGTCCACGCCGCGCACTGGCGGGCCGCCCGGGAGGGCCTGGACGGTGACCTGTTCGACCTGCGGACCGGCCGGACCCGGCCGGCCTGGGATCTGATCGAGGACCTGGTGGCGTACGTGGCGCCCGCGCTGATCCGGCACGGCGACGTCCAGTGGGTACGGACCGCTCTGGCCGGGCTGCGGCGCTCCGGCACCGGGGCCACCCGGCAGCGCCGTCTGCTGCGGGTCACCGAGAGCCTGCCGGAGACGCTGAACGCGCTGGCCCGGCTGACCGTCAACGGATGA